DNA from Bradyrhizobium japonicum USDA 6:
GGCGCCCACTAGTCCCCCACCCCACCTGACGTCGAAAGGAACTCCCATGTTGAAGGATAAGGTCGCTATCGTCACCGGATCGACCAGCGGTATCGGGCTCGGAATCGCCAAAGAGTTGGCAAGGCTCCGCGTCAACCTCGTGTTGAACGGCTTCGGCGACCCCGGCGAGATCGAATCCATCCGCAGCGGGATCGAACGCGAGCACGGCGTGCGCGTCGTCTACGATGGCGCCGATATGTCGAAGAGCGATGCCGTGCGCCGATTGATCGCCGCGACAATCGAGACGTTCGGACGCCTCGACATCCTCGTGAACAATGCCGGCATCCAGTTCACCGCGCCGGTGGAAGAATTTCCGTCGGCCAAGTGGCATGCGATCCTGGACATCAATCTGTCGGCCGCGTTTCACGGCATCGCGGCGGCGGTGCCCCAGATGAAGGAGCAGCGCTGGGGCCGGATCGTCAACATCGCCTCGACCCACGGCCTCGTCGCATCGACGCACAAGGCCGCC
Protein-coding regions in this window:
- a CDS encoding 3-hydroxybutyrate dehydrogenase, with product MLKDKVAIVTGSTSGIGLGIAKELARLRVNLVLNGFGDPGEIESIRSGIEREHGVRVVYDGADMSKSDAVRRLIAATIETFGRLDILVNNAGIQFTAPVEEFPSAKWHAILDINLSAAFHGIAAAVPQMKEQRWGRIVNIASTHGLVASTHKAAYVAAKHGLIGLTKVVGLETAGSGVTCNAVCPGWVRTPLVEKQISDIAAQKNISQKDAAQALLGEKQPSSEFVSPEQLGGTVAFLCSPAADQITGTAIAVDGGWTAQ